One genomic segment of Candidatus Paceibacterota bacterium includes these proteins:
- a CDS encoding glutaredoxin family protein, translated as MEKILVYTTPVCPYCVTVKNFLKDNNIEFEEIDVSADEKAAEEMISKSGQMGVPVLDIGGEIVIGFDKEKISQLLGL; from the coding sequence ATGGAAAAAATTCTCGTATATACTACTCCTGTTTGTCCGTACTGTGTAACTGTCAAAAACTTTTTGAAGGATAATAATATTGAATTTGAAGAGATTGACGTTTCTGCGGACGAAAAAGCGGCAGAAGAAATGATAAGCAAGTCCGGTCAGATGGGTGTGCCCGTTCTTGATATAGGCGGGGAAATTGTAATAGGATTTGATAAAGAAAAAATATCCCAATTATTGGGACTTTAA
- a CDS encoding FAD-dependent oxidoreductase, with the protein MTYDLIIIGGGPAGITAGIYAGRQRMKTLLITKEFGGQIAKKAVKIENWPGIPEITGLELVENFISHLRKQDIEIKLTKVANIEKEGDNFIVHTAEKERFLSKTVIISTGADPRPLEVPGEKEFIGKGVSYCVTCDGPLFKNKQIAVIGGGNAGLEAALFMENYASKIYVLEFKEELNADEKNKNEAEKSEKIEIIKNASVKEIKGNDFVEKIIYEDLKTKEEKELSLQGVFIEIGNLPATSFVKNLVDFNERDEIIIECETLKTKTPGLFSAGDVKAGGYKQIVTAAGEGCKAVLSAYKYLREFKNEKN; encoded by the coding sequence ATGACTTACGATTTAATTATTATAGGCGGAGGTCCTGCCGGGATAACCGCCGGAATATATGCCGGCAGACAAAGAATGAAGACCCTTTTGATTACAAAAGAATTTGGCGGACAAATAGCCAAAAAAGCTGTTAAAATTGAAAATTGGCCGGGAATTCCGGAAATAACGGGACTAGAATTGGTGGAAAATTTCATAAGCCATCTTAGAAAACAAGATATAGAAATAAAGCTTACTAAAGTTGCAAACATAGAAAAAGAAGGAGATAATTTTATTGTTCATACCGCAGAAAAAGAGCGTTTTTTGTCAAAGACAGTTATTATTTCAACCGGTGCCGATCCAAGACCGCTTGAAGTTCCCGGAGAAAAAGAGTTTATAGGAAAAGGCGTCAGTTACTGTGTTACTTGCGACGGCCCTTTATTTAAAAACAAACAGATTGCAGTAATAGGAGGAGGAAACGCTGGTCTTGAAGCGGCTCTTTTTATGGAAAATTATGCAAGTAAAATATATGTTTTGGAATTCAAAGAAGAATTAAATGCCGACGAAAAAAATAAAAATGAAGCTGAAAAATCCGAAAAAATTGAAATTATAAAAAATGCGTCTGTTAAAGAAATAAAAGGAAATGATTTTGTTGAAAAGATTATTTACGAAGATTTAAAGACAAAAGAAGAAAAAGAACTATCTCTCCAAGGAGTTTTTATTGAAATAGGCAATTTACCGGCAACATCTTTTGTAAAGAACTTGGTTGATTTTAATGAAAGAGATGAAATTATTATTGAATGTGAAACTCTTAAAACAAAAACGCCGGGACTTTTTTCCGCTGGCGACGTTAAAGCCGGGGGATATAAGCAAATAGTCACAGCGGCGGGAGAAGGATGCAAGGCGGTTTTATCGGCTTATAAATATTTAAGAGAGTTTAAAAATGAAAAAAATTGA
- the gap gene encoding type I glyceraldehyde-3-phosphate dehydrogenase: MPIKIAINGFGRIGRSLFKILLDKHPEIEVVAINDLTNNETLAHLLKYDSVYRTYNRKIIPLKDGISVDDKEFLVFSETDPSNLPWEKLEVDIVFECTGHFNSLEGSNKHIASGAKQVIISAPSKDSEIPSYILGVNEDKFDPKKDKIVDMGSCTTNCLAPVSKIINDALVIKKGFMTTVHSYTNDQKILDLPHKDLRRARAAALNIIPTSTGAAKAISKVIPELYGRIDGIALRVPTPIVSLLDLFVETEKKTTKEELIRLFKNAENNLKGIFSVEEAPLVSTDYIGNPNSAIIDIPSLMVNENIIKVVAWYDNEYAYACRLSEFGEYVGKKIKK; the protein is encoded by the coding sequence ATGCCAATTAAAATAGCGATTAACGGTTTTGGAAGAATAGGCCGTTCTTTATTTAAAATATTGCTTGATAAACATCCTGAAATTGAGGTTGTGGCAATCAACGATTTAACAAATAATGAAACGTTAGCTCATCTTCTTAAATATGATTCTGTTTATCGAACATATAATAGAAAAATTATTCCTTTAAAAGACGGAATATCTGTTGACGATAAGGAGTTTTTGGTTTTTTCTGAAACGGACCCTTCAAATCTTCCTTGGGAAAAATTGGAAGTTGATATTGTTTTTGAATGTACTGGACATTTTAATTCCCTTGAAGGTTCAAATAAGCATATAGCATCTGGAGCAAAACAGGTGATTATTTCAGCTCCTTCAAAAGACAGTGAAATTCCCAGCTATATTTTAGGAGTAAATGAAGATAAGTTTGATCCAAAGAAGGATAAAATTGTAGATATGGGTTCCTGTACTACAAATTGCCTTGCTCCTGTTTCTAAAATAATAAACGACGCTCTTGTTATTAAAAAAGGATTTATGACTACGGTTCATAGTTATACCAACGATCAAAAAATCCTTGACCTTCCGCACAAAGATTTAAGAAGAGCAAGAGCTGCGGCCTTAAATATTATTCCCACTTCTACCGGAGCTGCAAAAGCTATTTCAAAGGTTATTCCCGAACTTTATGGCAGAATTGACGGAATTGCTCTTAGGGTTCCGACACCAATTGTTTCTCTTCTTGATCTTTTTGTTGAAACGGAAAAAAAGACGACAAAAGAAGAACTTATTAGATTATTTAAAAATGCGGAGAATAATCTGAAAGGAATTTTTTCGGTCGAGGAAGCGCCTCTTGTTTCTACAGATTACATTGGTAATCCAAATTCTGCCATAATAGATATTCCTTCTTTAATGGTTAATGAAAATATTATAAAAGTTGTTGCCTGGTATGATAATGAATATGCATATGCTTGTCGTCTTTCTGAATTTGGAGAATATGTGGGCAAAAAGATAAAGAAGTAA
- a CDS encoding response regulator yields the protein MKKLIVAIKNNIMRSAYCEIFEAAGFKVFQTNNGRDVLHLVEKEKPDIVLADIDTEEISGYDILKSIKNIPVIIFSSTERKDEKEKAIELNAKDFISMDRVTPNEVVSRVRIAMGEQKSYKLSLKEDLLGAKDLLKDFGYFQLSCRHCSTDLVLNLIKDLSVGENYYKASFFCPKCFKK from the coding sequence ATGAAAAAACTGATTGTTGCCATCAAAAATAATATAATGAGAAGCGCTTATTGCGAGATTTTTGAAGCGGCCGGATTTAAGGTTTTTCAAACCAATAACGGCAGAGATGTTTTACATTTGGTTGAAAAAGAAAAACCGGATATTGTTCTTGCTGATATAGATACGGAAGAGATAAGCGGTTATGATATTTTAAAAAGCATTAAAAATATTCCCGTTATTATTTTTTCTTCCACAGAAAGAAAGGATGAGAAAGAAAAAGCCATTGAACTTAACGCCAAAGATTTTATTTCAATGGACAGAGTTACTCCAAACGAAGTTGTCTCAAGGGTTAGAATTGCCATGGGCGAACAAAAGTCATACAAGTTGTCTTTAAAGGAAGACCTTTTAGGGGCTAAGGATTTATTAAAAGATTTCGGATATTTCCAGCTTTCTTGCAGACATTGTTCAACAGACCTTGTTTTAAATTTGATTAAAGATTTATCTGTGGGAGAAAATTATTATAAAGCATCTTTCTTTTGCCCAAAGTGTTTTAAAAAATAA
- a CDS encoding enolase, which yields MKKIEELKARQILDSRGNFTTEVLVITKDGKFKASSPSGASVGKREAVEIRDKNGKVLSCVSNINEIIYSAIKDLNILDQEKFDKKLIELDKTENKSNLGANSLLPVSIAVLKASAAHYNIPLYRHIQNLYNKKEGSFPLPCFNIINGGSHAGNNLDIQEFMVIPQKENYKENLEEGALIYQNLKKELVKKYGKGAINVGDEGGFSPPILSSVHALDIISSIIKKDTKIGLDCAASYFYKNKEYHLENNVFTRDGLLKFYLDLIKSYPIFSMEDPFEEEDIEGFRALKKEAKKTLIIGDDLTVTNKSLISFAAEEDLIGGVIIKPNQIGTVYETMEAIREAKDKGLKIMISHRSGETMDDFIADLSVGISSDYIKTGAPARGERVVKYNRLLEIYQEIN from the coding sequence ATGAAAAAAATTGAAGAACTAAAAGCAAGACAGATTTTGGACTCAAGAGGTAATTTTACGACAGAAGTTTTAGTTATTACAAAAGACGGAAAATTTAAAGCTTCTTCTCCTTCTGGCGCTTCGGTTGGCAAAAGAGAGGCGGTTGAAATAAGGGATAAAAACGGAAAGGTATTGTCTTGCGTATCAAATATCAATGAAATAATTTATTCGGCGATAAAAGATCTTAATATTTTAGATCAAGAAAAGTTTGATAAAAAATTAATTGAGCTTGATAAAACGGAAAACAAGTCAAATTTAGGGGCAAATTCTTTACTTCCTGTATCAATTGCTGTTTTAAAAGCATCGGCTGCTCATTACAACATTCCTCTTTATAGGCATATTCAAAACCTTTATAATAAAAAAGAAGGAAGTTTTCCTCTTCCTTGTTTTAATATTATAAACGGAGGAAGTCATGCCGGAAATAATTTAGACATTCAGGAATTCATGGTTATCCCTCAAAAAGAAAATTATAAAGAAAATCTTGAAGAAGGAGCTCTTATTTATCAAAATTTAAAAAAAGAACTGGTTAAAAAATACGGCAAAGGAGCTATTAATGTGGGAGATGAGGGGGGATTTTCTCCTCCTATTTTATCTTCTGTGCATGCTCTTGATATTATCTCCTCTATAATCAAAAAAGATACCAAAATAGGCCTTGATTGCGCCGCTTCTTATTTTTATAAGAACAAAGAATATCATCTTGAAAACAATGTTTTTACAAGAGACGGACTTTTGAAGTTTTATCTGGACCTTATAAAGAGTTATCCTATTTTTTCAATGGAAGATCCTTTTGAAGAGGAAGATATAGAAGGATTTAGGGCCTTAAAAAAAGAAGCGAAAAAAACTTTAATTATCGGAGACGATCTTACCGTAACAAATAAAAGCTTAATTTCTTTTGCTGCCGAAGAAGATCTTATAGGCGGAGTAATAATAAAGCCCAATCAAATAGGAACCGTTTATGAAACAATGGAGGCAATAAGAGAAGCAAAAGATAAAGGGCTAAAGATAATGATTTCTCATCGTTCAGGAGAAACAATGGATGATTTTATAGCCGATCTTTCGGTGGGGATTTCTTCTGATTATATCAAAACGGGAGCTCCTGCGAGAGGAGAAAGAGTTGTTAAGTATAATCGCCTTCTTGAAATTTATCAGGAAATAAATTAA
- the acs gene encoding acetate--CoA ligase, with the protein MPKRKNLIKKGLFYYPSEDFKKEALINSNSIYKKATEDPVLFWEKLAKELFWRKKWQKAFIHKPPFFKWFDKGKINITENALDKNLEKNKDKIALIFEPENEKEKERIFTYYQLYKEVNKAANALKKLGVKKGDRVGIYLPMIPEVAISMLACAKIGAIHVVVFSAFSPSALKVRLEDTKAKILITADGYYRRGKIIDLKKNADEGVLETKVEKIIVVKRARNKVSMTFLRDLWWDDLLNKEKDKCDSKAMNSEDTLFILYTSGSTGKPKGIVHTCAGYTVQAKFTSKWIFNLKDDDVFWSMADVGWITGHTYTIYGPLLSGSTFVMYEGTPDFPDSGRWCKIIEKYKVTAFYTSPTAIRMFEKNASEIVKKHKMETLRVLGSVGEPIDHSAWNWYLKEVGKGKCPLVDTWWQTETGGILITSLPGIGPFKPTFAGLPFPGIKTDILDDNGNSCLPEKQGNLVVLPPFAPGLLRGVYKDEKKYIETYFNQYGKEIYFTSDKALRDKNGLIRIIGRADDVIKTAGHRLSTGEMESAISLHKDVVECAVVGIPDEIKGEMPVAFVVLKKERETSEIEKEIIFQIRKEIGPIATPKKIYIINDLPKTRSGKIMRRILRKLFSKEELGDLSTLANPESVNQIKKILDKQK; encoded by the coding sequence ATGCCAAAAAGAAAAAATCTTATTAAAAAAGGCCTCTTTTATTATCCTTCGGAAGATTTTAAAAAAGAGGCCTTGATAAATAGCAATTCGATTTATAAAAAAGCGACAGAAGATCCTGTTTTATTTTGGGAAAAGCTTGCAAAGGAGCTTTTTTGGAGAAAAAAATGGCAAAAGGCGTTTATTCATAAACCGCCTTTTTTTAAGTGGTTTGATAAAGGAAAAATTAACATTACAGAAAATGCTCTTGATAAAAATTTGGAGAAAAACAAAGATAAAATTGCCCTTATTTTTGAGCCGGAAAACGAAAAAGAGAAAGAAAGAATTTTCACCTATTACCAGCTTTACAAAGAAGTAAACAAGGCCGCTAATGCTTTAAAAAAGCTAGGAGTTAAAAAGGGGGATAGGGTGGGAATTTATCTTCCTATGATTCCGGAAGTTGCTATTTCAATGCTTGCTTGCGCCAAAATCGGAGCTATTCATGTAGTTGTCTTTTCCGCTTTTTCGCCTTCAGCTTTGAAAGTGAGATTAGAAGATACTAAGGCAAAGATATTAATAACTGCCGACGGATATTATAGAAGAGGTAAAATTATTGATTTGAAAAAAAATGCTGATGAAGGAGTATTGGAAACTAAAGTGGAAAAAATAATTGTCGTAAAGCGAGCGAGAAATAAAGTTTCTATGACCTTTTTAAGAGATTTATGGTGGGATGATCTTTTAAATAAAGAAAAAGACAAATGCGACTCAAAAGCGATGAATTCGGAAGATACTCTTTTTATACTTTATACCAGCGGTTCTACGGGCAAACCAAAGGGAATCGTCCATACTTGCGCCGGCTATACGGTTCAGGCAAAATTTACAAGTAAATGGATTTTCAATTTAAAAGATGACGATGTTTTTTGGTCAATGGCCGATGTTGGATGGATTACAGGCCATACTTATACTATTTACGGTCCGCTTCTTTCCGGCTCTACTTTTGTCATGTATGAAGGAACTCCTGACTTTCCAGATTCTGGCAGATGGTGCAAGATTATAGAAAAATACAAAGTAACCGCTTTTTATACTTCTCCAACAGCAATCAGGATGTTTGAAAAAAATGCATCAGAAATTGTTAAAAAGCATAAAATGGAAACATTAAGAGTTCTTGGTTCTGTCGGAGAACCGATAGACCATTCTGCTTGGAATTGGTATCTAAAAGAAGTAGGAAAGGGAAAATGCCCCTTGGTTGATACCTGGTGGCAAACGGAAACAGGGGGAATACTTATAACATCTTTGCCTGGAATCGGTCCGTTTAAGCCAACTTTTGCCGGATTGCCATTTCCGGGAATAAAAACGGATATTTTAGACGATAATGGGAATTCTTGCCTTCCAGAAAAACAAGGAAATTTAGTTGTTCTTCCTCCTTTTGCTCCGGGTCTTTTGAGGGGAGTATATAAGGATGAAAAAAAATACATTGAGACGTATTTTAACCAATACGGAAAAGAAATATATTTTACAAGCGACAAGGCCCTAAGAGATAAAAACGGCCTTATAAGAATAATTGGAAGAGCTGATGATGTTATAAAAACAGCCGGACACAGATTGTCTACTGGAGAAATGGAAAGTGCTATTTCTTTGCATAAGGATGTAGTGGAATGCGCCGTGGTTGGAATTCCCGATGAAATAAAAGGGGAAATGCCTGTTGCTTTTGTTGTTTTAAAAAAAGAGAGAGAAACAAGCGAAATTGAAAAAGAGATAATCTTCCAAATTAGAAAAGAGATAGGACCAATTGCAACTCCCAAAAAAATATATATTATAAATGACTTGCCAAAAACAAGGTCCGGGAAAATAATGAGAAGAATATTAAGAAAGCTTTTTTCAAAAGAGGAACTTGGAGACCTTAGTACTCTTGCAAATCCCGAAAGCGTTAACCAAATAAAGAAAATCCTTGATAAACAAAAATAG
- a CDS encoding histidine phosphatase family protein, producing the protein MPKIILVRHLKSQWNKDNRFAGWTDGPIAKGEFQKAAYLSKIIFRNKIDVAYTSPLFRNQDTVAKIFENIDNKYPFFIHLDKGKMQKWGNFVDISENDIPVYVTEKLNERYYGKLQGLNKKETIEKYGEEKVNLWRRSYNIAPPNGESLKDVYNRVVPFFKKYIEKDIKKNRNIMVVSSHNSLRAIVKYIENISSEKIAGVEFPFGGILEYQFDEKMNLKSKKHFENI; encoded by the coding sequence ATGCCAAAGATAATTTTAGTAAGACATTTAAAATCACAATGGAATAAAGATAATAGATTTGCCGGATGGACGGACGGACCTATTGCAAAAGGGGAATTTCAAAAAGCCGCTTATTTGTCAAAAATAATTTTCAGAAATAAAATAGATGTTGCTTATACTTCTCCTCTTTTCAGAAACCAAGATACCGTTGCTAAGATTTTCGAAAATATTGATAATAAATATCCTTTTTTTATACATTTAGATAAGGGAAAAATGCAAAAATGGGGAAACTTTGTAGATATTTCAGAAAACGATATTCCTGTATACGTTACGGAAAAATTAAATGAGAGATATTATGGAAAATTACAGGGCCTTAATAAGAAAGAAACTATTGAAAAATATGGAGAAGAAAAAGTAAATCTTTGGCGCAGAAGCTATAATATTGCTCCTCCAAATGGAGAGTCCCTTAAAGATGTTTACAATAGAGTTGTTCCTTTTTTTAAAAAATACATAGAAAAAGACATTAAAAAAAACAGAAATATAATGGTAGTATCAAGCCATAATAGCTTAAGGGCGATAGTAAAATATATAGAAAATATTTCAAGTGAAAAAATAGCAGGCGTTGAATTTCCTTTTGGCGGAATTTTAGAATATCAATTTGACGAAAAAATGAATTTAAAAAGCAAAAAACACTTTGAAAATATTTGA
- a CDS encoding protein disulfide isomerase family protein, giving the protein MLKDKNILSLAIVVASIMIAGAIVYPNLQSQKNSEGVVLSQEEATTLTMDFINNTMMQGQAIASFSKITEEYGLYKIEIIVEGQPFSSYLTKDGKFFFPEALNVEEIKALAATQPPVNINNQESQNPSETSYSGDINSLVSCLKEKKFVVYGADWCPYCAEVVKSFGGKEVIEPVYVECTVEETLCREKGVTGYPTILIDDKPYQGQRTLEGFAAATNCG; this is encoded by the coding sequence ATGCTAAAAGATAAAAATATACTTTCTCTTGCAATCGTTGTTGCTTCAATTATGATTGCCGGAGCAATTGTTTATCCAAACCTTCAGTCACAAAAAAATAGCGAAGGAGTTGTTCTTTCACAGGAAGAAGCGACGACATTAACCATGGATTTTATAAACAATACCATGATGCAGGGACAAGCTATAGCTTCCTTTTCAAAAATAACGGAAGAGTACGGTCTTTATAAAATCGAAATAATAGTAGAGGGACAGCCGTTTTCTTCATATCTGACAAAAGATGGAAAGTTTTTCTTTCCGGAAGCGTTGAATGTTGAGGAAATTAAAGCCCTTGCTGCAACTCAACCTCCTGTTAATATAAACAATCAAGAAAGCCAAAACCCTTCAGAAACAAGTTACAGCGGGGATATTAATAGCCTAGTATCTTGTCTAAAGGAAAAGAAATTCGTTGTTTATGGAGCTGACTGGTGCCCGTATTGCGCAGAGGTAGTTAAATCATTCGGAGGCAAGGAAGTTATTGAACCGGTTTATGTTGAATGTACGGTTGAAGAAACGCTTTGCAGAGAAAAAGGAGTAACTGGATATCCCACAATACTTATTGACGATAAACCATACCAAGGACAAAGGACTCTTGAAGGGTTTGCCGCGGCCACTAATTGCGGATAA
- the ppsA gene encoding phosphoenolpyruvate synthase: protein MKEKNILWFDEIGYDNILQVGGKNASLGEMYGAFLKEGINIPEGFAITTKAYLDFMKVNGIDKELKALIKKYDLKKIEDLQEFGKKARERIRKGYFSKELEEDIINAYEKLKGDDVAVRSSAVCEDMPNASFAGQFETFLNVRGTKNLLSVVKKCIASTFNDRVIAYREEKKISHLKFALSVGVLKMIRSDLASSGIMFTLDTETGFKNVVLINSIFGIGEMIVKGKVTPDEFYVFKPTLEKGHDSIITKNLGRKHLKYEYSTKGGLKEKKVSIKDQLKFSLTEKEILTLARWAVIIENHYSKRAGKWMPQDIEWAKDGKTGELFIVQSRPETVHASKTASFYEEYQLNTKKKPFLTGIAVGEKIGIGKVKIVREISKMKDFEKGEVLVTKMTDPDWLPIMRIASAIVTNEGGKSCHAAIVARELGIPAIVGTHKATDILKDGEEITVDCTEGLNGRIFKGKISYKVKRQNLGSFPKIKTKIMVNIGAPEIAFRSSFLPNQGVGLAREEFIIAEKVRVHPLALYHYKQIKNPKSEIRKNIFLSNSEIQKIIKQIKEITVEHKDKKEFFIKELAEGIAKIGAAFYPKEVIVRFSDFKTNEYKNLIGGEIFENEESNPMLGFRGACRYIDKNFMPAFKMECQAIKRVRNVFGLKNVNVMVPFCRTVEEGKKVMEIIRKEGLNEDNFKVYMMCEIPSNIILADDFLSIFDGFSIGSNDLAQLTLGLDRDNGRISYIGDERNKAVKKIIGEVIKICKKRNKYIGICGEAPSTYSDFADFLVEEGIESISINPNMIIKTHLLVAKKEDKLKK from the coding sequence ATGAAAGAAAAAAACATTTTATGGTTTGATGAAATAGGTTACGATAATATTTTGCAAGTTGGAGGGAAAAACGCTTCTCTTGGTGAAATGTATGGCGCTTTTTTAAAGGAAGGCATAAATATTCCGGAGGGCTTTGCTATTACGACAAAAGCCTATTTGGATTTTATGAAAGTAAATGGCATAGATAAAGAATTAAAAGCGCTGATTAAAAAATACGACCTGAAAAAAATAGAAGATTTGCAGGAGTTTGGAAAGAAAGCAAGAGAAAGAATTAGAAAAGGCTATTTTTCCAAAGAATTGGAAGAAGATATTATAAATGCGTATGAAAAACTAAAAGGAGACGATGTCGCTGTAAGATCTTCCGCTGTCTGTGAAGACATGCCTAACGCTTCTTTTGCTGGCCAATTTGAAACATTTTTAAACGTAAGAGGCACAAAGAACTTGCTTTCCGTTGTTAAAAAATGTATTGCTTCAACTTTTAACGACAGAGTTATCGCCTATAGGGAAGAGAAGAAAATATCCCATTTGAAGTTTGCCCTTTCCGTTGGCGTTTTAAAAATGATCCGTTCAGATCTCGCTTCTTCAGGAATTATGTTTACCCTTGATACTGAAACCGGGTTTAAGAATGTTGTTTTAATAAATTCTATTTTTGGAATAGGAGAAATGATAGTCAAAGGAAAAGTGACTCCCGATGAATTTTATGTTTTTAAGCCGACTCTTGAAAAAGGCCATGATTCTATAATAACAAAAAACCTTGGAAGAAAACATTTAAAATATGAATATTCTACAAAGGGGGGACTGAAAGAGAAAAAAGTCAGCATTAAAGACCAATTAAAATTTTCTCTTACAGAAAAAGAAATATTGACCCTTGCAAGGTGGGCAGTGATTATAGAAAACCACTATTCAAAAAGAGCCGGCAAATGGATGCCTCAAGATATTGAATGGGCAAAAGATGGGAAAACGGGAGAGCTTTTCATAGTACAATCAAGACCGGAAACAGTTCATGCCTCAAAAACAGCAAGCTTTTATGAAGAATATCAACTGAACACTAAAAAGAAGCCATTTCTTACGGGAATTGCCGTAGGGGAAAAAATTGGAATTGGAAAAGTTAAGATTGTAAGGGAAATTTCCAAAATGAAAGATTTTGAGAAAGGAGAAGTTTTAGTGACTAAAATGACGGACCCTGACTGGCTGCCTATTATGCGTATTGCAAGTGCTATTGTAACAAATGAAGGAGGAAAAAGTTGCCATGCCGCGATTGTCGCAAGAGAACTTGGAATTCCGGCTATTGTTGGAACTCATAAAGCTACAGATATTCTTAAAGACGGAGAAGAAATCACAGTTGATTGTACAGAAGGATTAAACGGAAGGATTTTTAAAGGTAAAATTTCCTATAAAGTAAAAAGGCAGAATCTTGGCAGTTTTCCTAAAATTAAGACCAAAATCATGGTTAATATTGGAGCTCCTGAAATAGCATTTAGATCTTCTTTTTTGCCAAATCAGGGAGTTGGTCTTGCAAGAGAAGAATTTATTATCGCAGAAAAAGTAAGAGTCCATCCTTTGGCTTTGTATCATTACAAACAAATAAAGAATCCTAAATCTGAAATAAGGAAAAACATTTTTCTTTCAAATTCAGAAATTCAGAAAATAATAAAGCAGATTAAAGAAATTACCGTAGAACATAAAGACAAGAAAGAGTTTTTTATAAAAGAACTGGCAGAAGGAATCGCCAAAATTGGAGCTGCTTTTTATCCAAAAGAGGTTATTGTCAGATTTTCGGACTTTAAAACCAATGAATACAAGAATCTTATCGGTGGTGAAATTTTTGAAAACGAAGAATCAAATCCGATGCTTGGATTCAGAGGGGCTTGCCGATATATTGATAAAAATTTCATGCCGGCCTTTAAAATGGAATGCCAAGCCATAAAAAGAGTAAGAAATGTTTTCGGCTTAAAAAACGTAAATGTAATGGTTCCTTTCTGCAGAACGGTTGAAGAAGGAAAAAAAGTTATGGAAATAATAAGGAAAGAGGGCCTTAATGAAGATAATTTTAAAGTTTATATGATGTGTGAAATTCCATCAAATATTATCTTAGCGGATGATTTTTTGTCAATTTTTGACGGCTTTAGTATTGGCAGCAATGATCTTGCTCAACTTACATTGGGACTAGATAGAGACAATGGCAGAATATCCTATATCGGAGATGAAAGAAACAAAGCGGTCAAAAAGATAATTGGAGAAGTTATTAAAATTTGCAAAAAAAGAAACAAATATATTGGAATATGCGGAGAAGCTCCTTCTACTTATTCTGATTTTGCAGATTTTCTGGTTGAAGAGGGGATTGAAAGCATTTCAATAAATCCCAATATGATTATTAAAACCCATCTTCTTGTAGCCAAAAAAGAAGATAAATTAAAGAAATAG
- a CDS encoding SDR family NAD(P)-dependent oxidoreductase yields MTNSNLFNLEGKVAIVTGARRGMGKAHSLVLAKYGVKVVVSDISEEECLKVVEEIKEKGGEAIAIKCDVSKKEEVDNLIKKTVEEWGKIDILVNNAGITQFKPFLEMTEEDWNKTIDINLKGYFLCARAASDIMAKQKSGVIVNIGSIAMGQVGVGFPSLVHYVSSKGGIAGMTEALAIDLAPYNIRVNAIAPGVIETPMVDPIKSDKEGLKATLSRIPMKRMGKPEEIANVVLFLCSDSSSYMTGAVIPVDGGWLSV; encoded by the coding sequence ATGACAAATTCAAATCTTTTCAATCTTGAAGGCAAAGTAGCCATTGTTACCGGAGCAAGAAGGGGAATGGGAAAAGCTCATTCTTTGGTTTTGGCTAAATATGGGGTAAAAGTTGTTGTTTCGGATATTTCAGAAGAAGAATGCTTAAAAGTTGTTGAAGAGATAAAAGAAAAAGGAGGAGAAGCAATTGCCATAAAATGCGATGTTTCCAAGAAAGAAGAAGTTGATAATCTGATAAAGAAAACGGTTGAAGAGTGGGGGAAAATAGACATATTAGTTAATAATGCCGGAATTACCCAATTTAAACCGTTTTTAGAAATGACAGAAGAGGATTGGAACAAAACAATTGATATAAACCTAAAAGGATATTTTCTTTGCGCCAGGGCTGCTTCAGACATAATGGCAAAGCAAAAATCAGGAGTAATAGTAAATATCGGTTCAATAGCAATGGGCCAAGTCGGAGTTGGTTTTCCTTCCCTTGTTCACTATGTTTCTTCAAAAGGAGGGATAGCCGGAATGACAGAAGCTCTAGCAATAGACCTTGCCCCTTATAACATAAGAGTCAATGCCATTGCTCCAGGAGTTATTGAAACGCCCATGGTTGACCCTATAAAGTCCGACAAGGAAGGATTAAAAGCAACTCTTTCAAGAATTCCGATGAAAAGAATGGGAAAGCCGGAAGAGATAGCAAACGTTGTTTTGTTCCTATGTTCTGACAGTTCTTCGTATATGACAGGAGCAGTTATTCCCGTTGATGGGGGATGGCTTTCGGTATAA